A single genomic interval of Oryzias latipes chromosome 3, ASM223467v1 harbors:
- the LOC105357250 gene encoding uncharacterized protein LOC105357250: MTEDMKYRGKKREGRHRDTWDPFQLNPIGAEKEKKNSCFVIAQYLVAAIVGLLVLTSAVIAKGSLLVLSTLSRPSYTKTVDKASGRHTFKQYYDQDQQFYMLMLVFCLVWPNFLVFIKSLWKILFKSFVKPNLKTMGFICLIECMVSLGTSVLVLVVMPKFDILTNLFISGGVCIVSAIMQIIFKLQREKWKILFPICSLFFTVTGYCLLGVDFYVRQELYVNGEKPSPYMYVGIGIFASLLISICWWENTLQATNRMQKTLSELEGFRDFVFVISSILRILVIGAVYLLYHKAINPGNIQWDMYNLGGQKWQILRTGLVLFFLQAFCSAACHWFGVVACKIHAVRMSFALPLCSTGPAVLGLGLILFMTEATKLDTGSSDSITDFCLSLRGMGNENATMIMLEITRSICQTTLNSHYLQWPFSMLALEGVCMWLGLVSCTYYVWKTKVQRIERTSQLFVRRLYESAFIDLSMLLNTKMKLPKAASNESQDELQSTMIYLCATMWHETYDEMLKILTSMFRLDRYRGDPKEEHKDAFDFESHIFVDDAFMTHKETQHRLVNEYVDDLIKVVIEVYRVFTNKEPDDVSIVETPYGGRLMFVMPDGNMLFVHLKDKSLIRNKKRWSQIMYMYYLLGWKGYIVKNPHKLPRMNNTRDSLVSMDGEMFLLPQFDNDHKRKFISEDNTYILALDGDTDFQPKAVILLVDRLRMYENVGAACGRIHPTGMGPMVWYQKFEYAVGHWLQKTSEHVFGSVLCSPGCFSLFRGSALMDDHVLKRYTQTSSNASDYVQYDQGEDRWLCTLLLQQGWRVEYNAASDAYTNSPQEFKEFYNQRRRWGPSTLANTLDLLHSGPETVKKNSSISRLYIFYQMFAVGSSILGPASVTLMIAGAFQFIFKMAGTLSIIVASIPPVIYIIICFTVKPNTQITIAGIMSVLYAFLMTASFFSIIGDMVIQETFLTPTGLFLVSMAIMYFVTALLHPQEFGMIIYGLMYFICIPSGYLLLTIYSLVNMNIVTWGTRESKEEGEVKKNHNMVCNKDCRLCCWDWKIQITQESENPVFQQIMSQAAHGAPLLKPTINEKALPAPSTEPQTRPQDDAKMEKEEEAKKDKAGKQKGKKDSGVAQSDSGSFEKRDSYQSSSSSSSDENDEDDDNDDDKKNKSFKIGELEEVAEDSVQEWVKPVRQEFLKKLTFANMKRNLQEQIRYALRNNRNNDEVCEDLVLMLTDTLNVELGGLGPETVLTSVEIENVQFQLTKQARQVLKTNRSMKLERKVKRAIEKTLSAPQVQKLDEGEQDFWIKLLDRYLAPIKESAEHKLMVTKELKSLRNKAVFLYFIVNLLWVVATFFLQAIGNDVISIKIPKYYTNGTETGEFLKVEPLSLMFLLSFAVLLLVQFLAMLYHRVYTLIHVVSYRSTEKNYKERSDDEDEEDDNVIGNQYALSITTEDSF; encoded by the exons ATGACGGAGGACATGAAATACAGAGGAAAGAAGAGGGAAGGAAGACACAG GGATACATGGGATCCATTCCAACTGAACCCAATCGGagcagaaaaagagaagaagaacagTTGTTTTGTGATCGCACAATACCTGGTGGCTGCTATTGTGGGCTTACTAGTTTTAACCAGTGCCGTCATTGCAAAG ggATCCCTCTTGGTGTTGTCAACTTTGTCCCGTCCAAGTTACACCAAAACTGTAGATAAAGCCTCAGGACGCCACACATTCAAACAGTATTATGACCAGGACCAACAGTTCTACATGCTGATGCTGGTGTTCTGCCTGGTCTGGCCCAATTTCCTGGTCTTTATCAAATCTCTTTGGAAGATTCTCTTCAAAAGCTTTGTGAAACCCAACCTGAAGACTATGGGATTT ATCTGTCTGATTGAGTGCATGGTGTCTCTTGGAACCTCAGTCCTGGTGCTCGTAGTTATGCCAAAGTTCGACATACTGACCAACCTCTTCATCAGCGGCGGAGTCTGCATCGTTTCTGCAATAATGCAAATCATTTTCAAACTACAAAGAGAAAAatggaagatcctgttcccaaTCTGCTCACTCTTTTTCACCGTAACTG gGTACTGCCTTCTTGGAGTTGACTTCTATGTCCGCCAGGAGTTATATGTAAACGGCGAAAAACCTTCTCCGTATATGTATGTGGGAATTGGAATCTTTGCATCACTCCTGATTTCTATCTGCTGGTGGGAAAACACACTGCAAGCCACAAACCGCATGCAG AAAACACTATCAGAGCTGGAGGGTTTCAGGGACTTTGTCTTTGTGATCAGCAGCATTTTAAGGATACTTGTCATTG GTGCGGTTTACCTGCTGTACCACAAAGCCATTAACCCCGGAAATATTCAGTGGGATATGTATAACTTAGGTGGACAAAAATGGCAAATCTTGAGGACAGGACTGGTGCTGTTTTTCTTACAG GCTTTCTGCTCAGCAGCCTGCCACTGGTTTGGTGTTGTGGCCTGCAAGATCCATGCTGTCAGAATGAGTTTTGCTCTTCCCCTGTGCAGCACAGGACCTGCAGTGTTGGGGCTGGGCTTGATACTTTTCATGACTGAGGCAACAAAACTGGATACAGGAAGTTCAGATTCTATTACTG ATTTTTGCTTGAGCTTAAGAGGCATGGGAAACGAAAACGCGACAATGATCATGCTTGAGATAACCAGGAGCATCTGTCAGACCACCCTCAACAG TCACTACTTGCAATGGCCGTTCTCAATGCTGGCCCTGGAGGGAGTGTGTATGTGGTTGGGCTTGGTCTCATGTACCTACTACGTATGGAAGACTAAg GTCCAGCGTATTGAGAGAACCTCTCAACTCTTTGTTCGTCGCCTCTATGAATCCGCTTTCATTGATTTGTCCATGCTCCTCAACACAAAGATGAAACTACCAAAGGCTGCAAGTAACGAAAG CCAAGATGAACTTCAGAGCACCATGATCTACCTCTGTGCCACCATGTGGCATGAGACTTACGATGAAATGCTGAAGATTCTCACCTCCATGTTCAG GTTGGACCGATATCGAGGAGATCCAAAGGAGGAACACAAGGATGCTTTCGACTTTGAGTCTCACATTTTTGTAGATGACGCCTTCATGACCCACAAAGAAACGCAGCACAGGCTGGTGAATGAATACGTGGACGACTTAATCAAAGTTGTGATAGAGGTTTATAG AGTTTTCACCAACAAAGAGCCTGATGATGTTTCAATTGTTGAGACTCCTTATGGTGGAAGATTAATGTTTGTCATGCCAGACGGAAACATGCTTTTTGTTCATCTGAAGGACAAAAGTCTCATCAGGAACAAGAAAAGATGGTCTCAG ATCATGTACATGTATTATCTGCTGGGCTGGAAAGGCTACATTGTCAAGAACCCTCACAAGTTGCCA CGGATGAACAACACCAGAGACAGTTTGGTCTCCATGGATGGGGAGATGTTCCTGTTACCTCAGTTTGACAATGACCACAAGAGAAAGTTCATCTCAGAGGACAACACATACATCCTGGCTCTGGATGGAGACACTGATTTTCAACCGAAAGCTGTCATTTTGCTTGTGGACAG GTTGAGGATGTATGAGAATGTTGGAGCAGCATGTGGAAGAATCCATCCGACTGGGATGG GTCCGATGGTGTGGTACCAGAAGTTTGAATATGCTGTGGGCCACTGgcttcagaaaacatcagagcaCGTGTTTGGTTCTGTGCTTTGCAGCCCAGGATGCTTCAGTCTGTTCAGAGGATCTGCCTTAATGGATGACCACGTCTTAAAGAGATACACACAAACCTCTTCAAATGCTTCAGACTACGTACAATATGACCAAG GGGAGGATCGCTGGCTCTGTACTTTGCTGCTGCAGCAAGGCTGGCGTGTTGAATACAATGCTGCATCAGATGCTTACACCAACTCACCGCAGGAATTCAAGGAGTTTTACAACCAGAGGAGACGATGGGGCCCATCCACACTGGCAAACACACTGGACCTTTTGCACAG CGGTCCAGAGACAGTGAAGAAAAACTCATCCATCTCCAGGCTTTACATCTTTTACCAGATGTTCGCTGTGGGATCTTCTATCCTGGGTCCAGCCTCAGTCACTTTGATGATAGCTG GTGCTTTTCAGTTTATCTTCAAAATGGCTGGCACGCTATCCATCATCGTCGCCAGTATCCCTCCTGTGATCTACATCATTATTTGCTTTACGGTCAAGCCCAACACTCAAATCACAATCGCCGGCATTATGAGCGTGCTCTATGCCTTTCTCATGACAGCCTCCTTCTTTTCCATCATTG GTGACATGGTGATCCAGGAAACCTTCTTGACCCCCACCGGCTTATTTTTGGTTTCTATGGCAATCATGTACTTTGTGACGGCTTTGCTTCACCCACAGGAGTTTG GGATGATTATCTATGGTCTGATGTATTTCATCTGTATCCCCAGTGGATACCTCCTACTGACCATCTACTCACTGGTTAACATGAACATTGTGACTTGGGGCACACGAGAGTCcaa GGAAGAAGGTGAAGTAAAGAAAAACCACAATATGGTGTGCAATAAAGACTGCAGGCTCTGCTGCTGGGACTGGAAGATACAG ATTACCCAAGAGTCAGAGAACCCAGTGTTTCAGCAGATCATGAGTCAGGCCGCACATGGAGCACCTTTGCTCAAACCCACCATTAATGAAAAGGCTCTGCCAGCCCCAAGCACCGAGCCTCAGACCAGACCTCAAGACGACGCAAAGAtggaaaaagaggaggaggcgaaaaaagacaaagcaggaaaacaaaaagggaaGAAAGACAGCGGAGTTGCTCAGAGTGACAG TGGCAGCTTTGAGAAGAGGGACTCCTATCAAAGCTCCTCATCAAGCTCATCTGATGAgaatgatgaggatgatgacaaTGATGacgataaaaaaaacaagagcttCAAAATTGGTGAATTAGAAGAAGTGGCTGAGGATTCTGTCCAGG AGTGGGTAAAGCCAGTGAGGCAGGAGTTTTTGAAGAAGCTGACATTTGCCAATATGAAGAGGAATCTGCAAGAACAAATCcg GTACGCACTCCgcaacaacagaaacaatgaTGAAGTGTGTGAAGACTTGGTTCTCATGTTAACCGACACTCTCAACGTGGAGCTGGGTGGATTGGGGCCCGAGACTGTTTTAACATCGGTTGAGATTGAAAACGTGCAATTTCAATTGACAAAGCAG GCCCGACAAGTCCTAAAAACCAACCGATCAATGAAATTGGAGAGGAAAGTGAAAAGAGCCATTGAAAAAACCCTGTCTGCTCCGCAGGTGCAAAAACTGGATGAA GGGGAACAGGACTTCTGGATCAAGCTCCTTGACCGCTACTTGGCGCCAATTAAAGAGTCAGCTGAACACAAGTTGATGGTCACCAAGGAGCTGAAGTCACTACGGAACAAG GCTGTGTTCTTGTATTTCATCGTCAATTTGCTGTGGGTGGTGGCAACCTTCTTCCTGCAAGCTATTGGCAATGACGTCATCAGCATCAAGATCCCCAAATATTATACAAATGGAACTGAAACTGGAGAATTCCTTAAG GTGGAGCCCCTCAGTTTGATGTTCTTGCTGTCCTTTGCTGTTCTTCTCCTTGTCCAGTTTCTAGCTATGTTGTACCACAG AGTCTACACCCTCATCCACGTGGTTTCATATCGCAGCACGGAAAAGAACTACAAGGAAAGGAGTGAT gaTGAAGACGAAGAGGACGACAACGTCATAGGGAACCAATATGCTCTGTCAATCACCACTGAGGATAGTTTTTAA